Proteins encoded together in one Vicinamibacterales bacterium window:
- a CDS encoding VOC family protein has translation MNDDAAAVSDRSARPAERSIQGLHGVRYQTTDVQRAVHFYTTHLGFTLEQQHLPAFATLSIGGVHLLLSGPGASGSRPMPDGRPQEAGGWNRIVLRVTDLTREIRRLEQAGVKFRNALESGPGGRQIQIEDPDGNPIELFEPASRR, from the coding sequence ATGAACGACGATGCGGCCGCTGTTTCCGACCGGTCCGCGCGACCGGCTGAGCGCTCGATTCAGGGCCTGCACGGTGTCCGGTACCAAACCACGGACGTGCAGCGTGCAGTTCATTTTTACACCACGCACCTCGGATTCACGCTGGAGCAGCAGCACCTGCCGGCCTTTGCGACCCTCTCGATCGGCGGTGTCCATCTGCTGCTGAGCGGGCCCGGCGCCTCCGGTTCGCGGCCGATGCCGGATGGCCGGCCGCAGGAGGCGGGTGGATGGAATCGGATCGTGCTGCGCGTCACCGATCTCACGCGCGAGATCCGGCGGCTGGAACAGGCGGGAGTGAAGTTCCGCAACGCGCTGGAAAGCGGACCCGGCGGTCGCCAGATTCAGATCGAGGATCCCGACGGCAATCCCATCGAGCTGTTCGAGCCGGCGTCCCGTCGTTAG
- a CDS encoding carboxypeptidase-like regulatory domain-containing protein gives MRQTALALAIALLAACGGSDAITGPDPVPAAAVRVFGSVLESSSTGGSGRPVSGAIVEVAGVRGWTSPDGSYSIRNANLMVGATATVVVRRGNTEVAQREIRVEQETRADFTVDALPASSLSGTVYELTAAGRVPLDKVHVENSNNHESTLSDAQGRYRLSFIEDNQATLYVNKPGYRVISQLPVTVTGDQTLDIEMVRESGAVR, from the coding sequence ATGCGACAGACAGCCCTGGCTCTTGCGATCGCACTTCTTGCGGCATGCGGCGGATCCGACGCCATCACCGGCCCGGATCCCGTTCCGGCGGCCGCCGTGCGCGTGTTCGGCAGCGTCCTCGAGAGTTCGTCGACCGGTGGCAGCGGCCGGCCGGTCAGCGGCGCGATCGTGGAAGTGGCGGGCGTCCGGGGGTGGACGTCCCCTGACGGCAGCTACAGCATCCGCAATGCGAATCTGATGGTCGGCGCGACGGCGACCGTCGTCGTCCGCCGGGGGAATACAGAAGTCGCGCAGCGCGAAATCCGCGTCGAGCAGGAGACGCGCGCGGACTTCACGGTCGACGCATTGCCGGCGTCGTCTCTGTCGGGAACCGTCTACGAACTCACTGCCGCCGGACGCGTGCCGCTCGACAAGGTGCACGTCGAGAACTCGAACAACCACGAGTCCACGCTGAGCGACGCCCAGGGCCGCTACCGGTTGTCGTTCATCGAGGACAACCAGGCGACGCTGTATGTGAACAAGCCGGGATACCGGGTGATCTCGCAGCTGCCGGTCACGGTCACTGGAGATCAGACGCTGGACATCGAGATGGTCCGCGAGTCCGGCGCCGTGCGATGA
- a CDS encoding NAD(P)/FAD-dependent oxidoreductase, translating to MRSSNARDVIVIGAGPNGLAAAVVCAKAGLRVTVYEAEPTIGGGARTAALTLPGFAHDVGSSIYPFGAGSPFFRSLPIERYGVAWLHPRYPLAHPLDDGDAVVVDRSLEKTAAALGEDGSAYAELFGGFVGKWERLAEDVLAPLHWPVDPFQLARFGALAVQPMTRLARRFRTPRARALLAGMAAHSAQPLDAPFTSAFALMLGTFAHAVGWPVASGGAQSVPGALAACLAQHGGEIEVGERIESLSQLPAAAITLCDIAPEHLARVAGTRLPARFTRGLRRFRRSTGAFKMDWALDGPIPWRAEACAHAGTVHLGGTLEEIAESEQAAASGRVSERPFVLLGQPSVCDPSRAPAGGQAVWGYCHVPIASAADMTDAIERQIERYAPGFRERILARHALGPADLMRANANLVGGDITGGAFTMTQSLNRPTWRTYRTPAKGLYLCSASTPPGAGVHGMCGYWAARTALRDMGRH from the coding sequence ATGCGTTCGTCCAACGCACGTGACGTCATCGTCATCGGCGCCGGGCCCAACGGCCTCGCCGCCGCGGTCGTGTGTGCGAAGGCGGGGCTGCGCGTCACGGTCTACGAGGCGGAACCGACGATCGGCGGCGGCGCGCGAACCGCCGCGCTGACGCTGCCCGGCTTCGCGCACGACGTCGGTTCCAGCATCTATCCATTCGGCGCCGGCTCGCCGTTCTTCCGCAGCCTGCCGATCGAGCGCTACGGCGTGGCCTGGCTGCATCCGCGCTATCCACTCGCGCATCCGCTGGACGACGGCGACGCCGTCGTCGTCGATCGATCGCTCGAGAAGACTGCAGCGGCGCTTGGCGAGGACGGCAGCGCCTACGCGGAACTCTTCGGCGGGTTCGTCGGCAAGTGGGAGCGGCTGGCGGAGGACGTGCTCGCGCCTTTGCACTGGCCCGTCGATCCATTTCAGCTCGCTCGCTTCGGCGCGCTCGCGGTGCAGCCGATGACGCGGCTCGCGCGGCGTTTCAGGACGCCGCGCGCTCGTGCGCTGCTCGCGGGGATGGCGGCGCACAGCGCGCAGCCGCTGGACGCGCCGTTCACGTCCGCGTTCGCGCTGATGCTGGGGACCTTCGCGCATGCCGTCGGCTGGCCCGTGGCGAGCGGCGGCGCGCAGTCCGTGCCCGGCGCGCTGGCGGCCTGCCTGGCGCAGCACGGCGGCGAGATCGAAGTGGGGGAGCGCATCGAGTCGCTGTCGCAGTTGCCGGCGGCGGCGATCACGCTGTGCGACATCGCGCCGGAGCATCTCGCGCGTGTGGCCGGCACACGGCTGCCGGCGCGGTTCACGCGCGGCCTGCGCCGCTTCCGCCGCAGCACCGGCGCGTTCAAGATGGACTGGGCGCTGGACGGGCCGATTCCGTGGCGCGCGGAGGCGTGCGCGCATGCCGGCACCGTGCACCTCGGTGGCACGCTCGAGGAGATCGCGGAATCCGAGCAGGCGGCCGCGTCCGGCCGCGTCAGCGAACGGCCGTTCGTGCTGCTCGGGCAGCCGTCGGTGTGCGATCCCTCGCGCGCGCCGGCAGGGGGGCAGGCGGTCTGGGGCTACTGTCACGTCCCCATCGCCTCGGCGGCCGACATGACCGATGCGATCGAGCGCCAGATCGAGCGATACGCGCCCGGCTTTCGCGAGCGGATCCTCGCGCGGCACGCGCTGGGTCCCGCGGATCTGATGCGCGCGAATGCGAATCTCGTCGGCGGCGACATCACTGGGGGCGCGTTCACGATGACGCAGTCCCTGAACCGGCCGACCTGGCGGACGTATCGCACGCCGGCGAAGGGGCTGTATCTCTGTTCGGCGTCCACGCCTCCGGGGGCCGGGGTTCACGGGATGTGCGGCTACTGGGCGGCGCGGACGGCGCTGCGGGACATGGGGCGCCATTGA